A genomic stretch from Bos javanicus breed banteng chromosome 3, ARS-OSU_banteng_1.0, whole genome shotgun sequence includes:
- the ZNF644 gene encoding zinc finger protein 644 isoform X1 → MRLFLQQDVNKTKSRLNVLNGLTNNMDDLKINTDVTGAKEELLDDNSFISDKESGVHNPKDCQASFQKNNTFTLPEELSKDKSEKALSGGQSTLFIHAGAPTVSSENFILPKGAAVNGPVSHSSLTKTSNMNKGSVSLTTGQPVDQPTTESCSGLKVAADLQLSTPQKASQHQVLFLLSDVAHAKNPTHSIKKLPTSASIGCDIQNSVGSGIKSDSTLINQVEVGEDSEDLLVKNDCVSTLTGISSGTDEFRSDNDTNWDPQKEFIQFLITNDDTVDKAPVHSKVGLEKKRKRKMDVSKITRYTEDCFSDSNCVPNKSKMPEVDFMEQNEDVQAIDSRTYALSQVKPESADEDLESVDTFQHLIFNSDKCGEDSSPVHTSTFLSNTLKKKCEESDSESPVTFSTEEPSFYPCTKCNVNFREKKHLHRHMMYHLDGNSHFRHLNVPRPYACRECGRTFRDRNSLLKHMIIHQERRQKLMEEIRELKELQDEGRSARLQCPQCVFGTNCPKTFVQHAKTHEKDKRYYCCEECNFMAVTENELECHRGIAHGAVVKCPIVSSDVVQRKTHKKAFMKDPIIGSSKKSATYICKMCPFTTSVKSIFKKHMEYLHSSSCIDSFGSPLGLDKRKSDIIEEPIDTDSPKPLTKQQSTTFPKNSALKQDVKRTFGSSSQSSNFSKFHKRPHRIQKARKSIAQSGVNVCSQNSSPHKTVMIKSSIDQKPKYFHQTAKEKSNAKANSNYLYRHKYENYRMIKKSGESYPLHFKKEEASSLNSLHLFSSSNSHNNSFISDPHNSDTKRPEGFKDHRRVAVKRVVKESKKESSVGGEDLDSYPDFLHKMTVVVLQKLNSTEKKDSYETEDESSWDNVELGDYTTQTIEDETYHDINQEHVNIFPLFKSKVEGQQSGENATLSYDQNDGFYFEYYEDGGTNNFLHEIHDPQHLENAETALSKHSSVFHWTDLSLEKKSCPYCPATFETGVGLSNHVRGHLHRAGLSYEARHVVSPEQIATSDKMQHFKRTGTGTPIKRVRKAIEKSETTAEHTCQLCGGWFDTKIGLSNHVRGHLKRLGKTKWDAHKSPICVLNEMMQNEEKYEKILKALNSRRIIPRPFVAQKLASSDDFLSQNVIPLEAYRNGLKTEALSVSASEEEGLSFLNEYDETKPELPSGKKNQSLTLIELLKNKRMGEEKNSSVSPQKIHNQTARKRFVQKCVLPLNEDSPLMYQPQKMDFTMHSGMPVKLRTCVHCNTTFTSAVSLSNHLRAYARKKSAGLLTGTALDCKQKKSRSRSGSKKKLLTLPHGADEVYILRCRFCGLVFRGPLSVQEDWIKHLQRHIVNANLPRTGAGMVEVTSLLKKPASITETSFSLLMAEAAS, encoded by the exons acTAAATGTGTTAAATGGGCTTACCAACAATATGGATGATTTGAAGATAAACACCGATGTTACTGGTGCTAAAGAAGAACTCCTAGATGACAACAGTTTTATATCAGACAAAGAGAGTGGAGTTCATAACCCAAAAGATTGTCAAGcatcatttcagaaaaataatacattcaCTTTGCCTGAAGAACTGTCAAAGGACAAATCTGAAAAAGCCTTAAGTGGAGGCCAGTCTACTCTGTTTATACATGCTGGTGCTCCTACTGTTTCTAGTGAAAACTTTATTTTGCCTAAGGGAGCTGCTGTTAATGGACCAGTTTCACACTCCTCCTTAACTAAGACTTCCAATATGAATAAAGGCAGTGTTTcgttaaccactggacagcctgTGGATCAGCCAACAACAGAATCTTGTTCAGGTTTGAAGGTGGCAGCCGATCTTCAGCTGTCTACACCACAGAAAGCAAGTCAAcatcaagttttatttttattatcagatGTAGCACATGCTAAGAATCCAACCCATTCCATTAAAAAACTACCTACCTCTGCTTCAATTGGTTGTGACATTCAGAATTCAGTAGGGAGTGGTATAAAGTCAGATAGCACTTTAATAAATCAAGTAGAGGTGGGTGAGGATAGTGAAGATTTATTGGTAAAAAATGATTGTGTCAGTACATTAACAGGAATTTCCTCAGGTACAGATGAATTTAGGTCAGACAATGATACAAACTGGGATCCCCAAAAAGAGTTCATTCAATTTCTTATAACTAATGACGACACAGTAGATAAAGCTCCAGTTCACTCTAAAGTAGgtctggaaaaaaagagaaagcgaAAAATGGATGTAAGCAAGATAACTCGTTATACCGAAGATTGCTTTAGTGATTCTAACTGTGTACCCAATAAGTCAAAAATGCCAGAAGTAGACTTTATGGAACAGAATGAAGATGTGCAAGCAATAGACTCACGGACATATGCATTATCACAAGTGAAACCTGAATCAGCTGATGAAGACTTGGAATCCGTGGATACTTTTCAACATCTAATTTTTAACTCAGATAAGTGTGGAGAAGACAGTTCACCTGTTCATACTAGCACTTTTCTTTCAAAtaccttaaaaaagaaatgtgaagaaaGTGATTCCGAGTCACCCGTTACTTTCAGCACCGAAGAGCCATCATTCTACCCCTGTACAAAGTGCAATGtgaattttagggagaaaaagcaTCTCCACAGGCATATGATGTATCATTTAGATGGGAATAGTCACTTTCGTCATCTTAATGTCCCAAGGCCATATGCTTGTAGAGAATGTGGACGGACATTTCGAGATCGTAACTCACTGCTAAAGCATATGATTATTCAccaagaaagaagacagaaattgATGGAGGAAATACGTGAATTGAAAGAACTTCAGGATGAAGGAAGAAGTGCACGATTACAATGCCCTCAATGTGTGTTTGGTACCAATTGCCCTAAAACATTTGTGCAACATGCTAAAACCCATGAAAAAGATAAAAGGTACTACTGCTGTGAAGAGTGTAACTTTATGGCAGTGACAGAAAATGAGCTGGAATGCCATCGAGGAATTGCCCATGGAGCAGTGGTAAAATGCCCTATTGTCAGTTCTGATGTAGTCcagagaaaaacacacaaaaaagcattCATGAAAGACCCCATTATAGGATCATCCAAAAAATCGGCTACCTATATATGTAAGATGTGTCCTTTTACTACTTCAGtcaagagtatttttaaaaaacacatggaGTACTTGCATTCATCATCATGCATTGATTCATTTGGCAGTCCTCTTGGGCTTGATAAAAGAAAAAGTGACATAATTGAAGAACCTATAGATACTGATAGTCCTAAACCGTTAACTAAACAACAGTCAACAACATTTCCAAAGAACTCTGCTTTAAAACAAGATGTAAAGCGAACATTTGGATCATCCTCACAATcaagtaatttttcaaaattccatAAACGGCCACACAGAATACAAAAGGCTCGGAAAAGCATTGCCCAGTCAGGTGTAAATGTGTGCAGTCAAAACAGTTCTCCTCACAAGACTGTTATGATTAAAAGCAGCATTGACCAAAAACCTAAGTATTTCCAtcagacagcaaaagaaaaatctaatGCCAAGGCAAATAGCAACTATTTATATAGACATAAATatgaaaactacagaatgatcaaAAAATCAGGTGAATCATATCCTCTGCATTTCAAAAAAGAGGAAGCTAGTTCATTAAATTCTTTACATCTGTTTTCATCAAGTAATTCTCACAACAATAGTTTTATTTCAGACCCTCATAACTCTGACACCAAAAGGCCAGAAGGCTTCAAAGACCACAGGCGTGTAGCTGTAAAGAGAGTAGTTAAGGAATCTAAGAAGGAAAGTTCTGTTGGAGGAGAAGACTTGGATAGCTATCCAGATTTCTTGCATAAGATGACCGTTGTTGTTTTGCAAAAACTTAATTCTACCGAAAAGAAAGATAGCTATGAAACAGAAGATGAAAGTTCCTGGGACAATGTTGAGCTAGGTGACTACACTACACAGACTATAGAAGATGAAACCTATCATGATATTAATCAAGAACATGTAAACATATTCCCTCTATTTAAAAGCAAGGTGGAAGGTCAACAGTCTGGGGAAAATGCTACACTTAGTTATGATCAGAATGATggcttttattttgaatattatgaaGATGGTGGAACCAATAACTTTTTGCATGAGATTCATGATCCTCagcatttagaaaatgcagaaactgCATTGTCAAAGCATAGTTCTGTTTTTCACTGGACTGATTTGTCTCTTGAGAAGAAATCGTGTCCTTACTGCCCAGCAACATTTGAAACAGGTGTTGGGTTGTCAAATCATGTCAGGGGACATCTTCACAGAGCAGGATTAAGCTATGAAGCCCGCCATGTTGTATCACCAGAACAAATAGCCACAAGTGACAAAATGCAGCATTTCAAAAGAACTGGCACAGGAACACCTATTAAGCGAGttagaaaag ctataGAGAAGTCTGAAACCACTGCTGAACACACTTGTCAGCTCTGTGGTGGTTGGTTTGATACTAAAATTGGATTATCAAATCATGTTAGAGGCCACCTGAAAAGACTTGGAAAGACCAAGTGGGATGCTCACAAATCTCCAATCTGTGTTCTGAATGAGATgatgcaaaatgaagaaaaatatgaaaaaatcttAAAGGCATTGAACAGTCGTCGTATTATTCCTCGACCATTTGTAGCTCAAAAACTTGCATCGAGTGATGACTTTCTATCTCAAAATGTTATACCTCTTGAAGCATACCGTAATGGCCTAAAGACTGAAGCTTTATCAGTGTCTGCATCAGAGGAAGAAGGGCTGAGTTTCTTAAATGAATATGATGAAACTAAACCAGAACTGCCCAGTGGAAAAAAGAATCAGTCTCTTACACTCATAGaactgcttaaaaataaaaggatgggaGAAGAAAAGAATTCTTCTGTTTCTCCTCAAAAGATCCATAATCAAACTGCAAGAAAGAGGTTTGTTCAGAAATGTGTTCTTCCACTAAATGAAGATAGTCCATTGATGTATCAGCCACAAAAAATGGACTTCACTATGCACTCAG GTATGCCTGTGAAGCTTAGAACATGTGTGCATTGCAATACGACGTTTACAAGTGCTGTTAGCCTGTCCAACCACTTACGCGCTTATGCACGAAAGAAGAGTGCTGGACTTTTGACTGGTACAG CCTTAGATTGTAAGCAAAAGAAATCAAGGTCAAGATCCGGAAGCAAGAAGAAACTTTTAACATTACCTCATGGTGCTGACGAGGTTTACATTCTCCGATGCAG GTTTTGTGGCCTAGTCTTTCGTGGACCATTGTCTGTTCAGGAAGACTGGATTAAGCACTTACAACGACACATTGTAAACGCTAATCTTCCACGGACTGGAGCTGGCATGGTGGAAGTCACATCACTACTCAAAAAGCCTGCCTCCATTACAGAAACTTCATTTTCTCTACTAATGGCAGAAGCAGCTTCATAG
- the ZNF644 gene encoding zinc finger protein 644 isoform X2, with amino-acid sequence MRLFLQQDVNKTKSRLNVLNGLTNNMDDLKINTDVTGAKEELLDDNSFISDKESGVHNPKDCQASFQKNNTFTLPEELSKDKSEKALSGGQSTLFIHAGAPTVSSENFILPKGAAVNGPVSHSSLTKTSNMNKGSVSLTTGQPVDQPTTESCSGLKVAADLQLSTPQKASQHQVLFLLSDVAHAKNPTHSIKKLPTSASIGCDIQNSVGSGIKSDSTLINQVEVGEDSEDLLVKNDCVSTLTGISSGTDEFRSDNDTNWDPQKEFIQFLITNDDTVDKAPVHSKVGLEKKRKRKMDVSKITRYTEDCFSDSNCVPNKSKMPEVDFMEQNEDVQAIDSRTYALSQVKPESADEDLESVDTFQHLIFNSDKCGEDSSPVHTSTFLSNTLKKKCEESDSESPVTFSTEEPSFYPCTKCNVNFREKKHLHRHMMYHLDGNSHFRHLNVPRPYACRECGRTFRDRNSLLKHMIIHQERRQKLMEEIRELKELQDEGRSARLQCPQCVFGTNCPKTFVQHAKTHEKDKRYYCCEECNFMAVTENELECHRGIAHGAVVKCPIVSSDVVQRKTHKKAFMKDPIIGSSKKSATYICKMCPFTTSVKSIFKKHMEYLHSSSCIDSFGSPLGLDKRKSDIIEEPIDTDSPKPLTKQQSTTFPKNSALKQDVKRTFGSSSQSSNFSKFHKRPHRIQKARKSIAQSGVNVCSQNSSPHKTVMIKSSIDQKPKYFHQTAKEKSNAKANSNYLYRHKYENYRMIKKSGESYPLHFKKEEASSLNSLHLFSSSNSHNNSFISDPHNSDTKRPEGFKDHRRVAVKRVVKESKKESSVGGEDLDSYPDFLHKMTVVVLQKLNSTEKKDSYETEDESSWDNVELGDYTTQTIEDETYHDINQEHVNIFPLFKSKVEGQQSGENATLSYDQNDGFYFEYYEDGGTNNFLHEIHDPQHLENAETALSKHSSVFHWTDLSLEKKSCPYCPATFETGVGLSNHVRGHLHRAGLSYEARHVVSPEQIATSDKMQHFKRTGTGTPIKRVRKAIEKSETTAEHTCQLCGGWFDTKIGLSNHVRGHLKRLGKTKWDAHKSPICVLNEMMQNEEKYEKILKALNSRRIIPRPFVAQKLASSDDFLSQNVIPLEAYRNGLKTEALSVSASEEEGLSFLNEYDETKPELPSGKKNQSLTLIELLKNKRMGEEKNSSVSPQKIHNQTARKRFVQKCVLPLNEDSPLMYQPQKMDFTMHSALDCKQKKSRSRSGSKKKLLTLPHGADEVYILRCRFCGLVFRGPLSVQEDWIKHLQRHIVNANLPRTGAGMVEVTSLLKKPASITETSFSLLMAEAAS; translated from the exons acTAAATGTGTTAAATGGGCTTACCAACAATATGGATGATTTGAAGATAAACACCGATGTTACTGGTGCTAAAGAAGAACTCCTAGATGACAACAGTTTTATATCAGACAAAGAGAGTGGAGTTCATAACCCAAAAGATTGTCAAGcatcatttcagaaaaataatacattcaCTTTGCCTGAAGAACTGTCAAAGGACAAATCTGAAAAAGCCTTAAGTGGAGGCCAGTCTACTCTGTTTATACATGCTGGTGCTCCTACTGTTTCTAGTGAAAACTTTATTTTGCCTAAGGGAGCTGCTGTTAATGGACCAGTTTCACACTCCTCCTTAACTAAGACTTCCAATATGAATAAAGGCAGTGTTTcgttaaccactggacagcctgTGGATCAGCCAACAACAGAATCTTGTTCAGGTTTGAAGGTGGCAGCCGATCTTCAGCTGTCTACACCACAGAAAGCAAGTCAAcatcaagttttatttttattatcagatGTAGCACATGCTAAGAATCCAACCCATTCCATTAAAAAACTACCTACCTCTGCTTCAATTGGTTGTGACATTCAGAATTCAGTAGGGAGTGGTATAAAGTCAGATAGCACTTTAATAAATCAAGTAGAGGTGGGTGAGGATAGTGAAGATTTATTGGTAAAAAATGATTGTGTCAGTACATTAACAGGAATTTCCTCAGGTACAGATGAATTTAGGTCAGACAATGATACAAACTGGGATCCCCAAAAAGAGTTCATTCAATTTCTTATAACTAATGACGACACAGTAGATAAAGCTCCAGTTCACTCTAAAGTAGgtctggaaaaaaagagaaagcgaAAAATGGATGTAAGCAAGATAACTCGTTATACCGAAGATTGCTTTAGTGATTCTAACTGTGTACCCAATAAGTCAAAAATGCCAGAAGTAGACTTTATGGAACAGAATGAAGATGTGCAAGCAATAGACTCACGGACATATGCATTATCACAAGTGAAACCTGAATCAGCTGATGAAGACTTGGAATCCGTGGATACTTTTCAACATCTAATTTTTAACTCAGATAAGTGTGGAGAAGACAGTTCACCTGTTCATACTAGCACTTTTCTTTCAAAtaccttaaaaaagaaatgtgaagaaaGTGATTCCGAGTCACCCGTTACTTTCAGCACCGAAGAGCCATCATTCTACCCCTGTACAAAGTGCAATGtgaattttagggagaaaaagcaTCTCCACAGGCATATGATGTATCATTTAGATGGGAATAGTCACTTTCGTCATCTTAATGTCCCAAGGCCATATGCTTGTAGAGAATGTGGACGGACATTTCGAGATCGTAACTCACTGCTAAAGCATATGATTATTCAccaagaaagaagacagaaattgATGGAGGAAATACGTGAATTGAAAGAACTTCAGGATGAAGGAAGAAGTGCACGATTACAATGCCCTCAATGTGTGTTTGGTACCAATTGCCCTAAAACATTTGTGCAACATGCTAAAACCCATGAAAAAGATAAAAGGTACTACTGCTGTGAAGAGTGTAACTTTATGGCAGTGACAGAAAATGAGCTGGAATGCCATCGAGGAATTGCCCATGGAGCAGTGGTAAAATGCCCTATTGTCAGTTCTGATGTAGTCcagagaaaaacacacaaaaaagcattCATGAAAGACCCCATTATAGGATCATCCAAAAAATCGGCTACCTATATATGTAAGATGTGTCCTTTTACTACTTCAGtcaagagtatttttaaaaaacacatggaGTACTTGCATTCATCATCATGCATTGATTCATTTGGCAGTCCTCTTGGGCTTGATAAAAGAAAAAGTGACATAATTGAAGAACCTATAGATACTGATAGTCCTAAACCGTTAACTAAACAACAGTCAACAACATTTCCAAAGAACTCTGCTTTAAAACAAGATGTAAAGCGAACATTTGGATCATCCTCACAATcaagtaatttttcaaaattccatAAACGGCCACACAGAATACAAAAGGCTCGGAAAAGCATTGCCCAGTCAGGTGTAAATGTGTGCAGTCAAAACAGTTCTCCTCACAAGACTGTTATGATTAAAAGCAGCATTGACCAAAAACCTAAGTATTTCCAtcagacagcaaaagaaaaatctaatGCCAAGGCAAATAGCAACTATTTATATAGACATAAATatgaaaactacagaatgatcaaAAAATCAGGTGAATCATATCCTCTGCATTTCAAAAAAGAGGAAGCTAGTTCATTAAATTCTTTACATCTGTTTTCATCAAGTAATTCTCACAACAATAGTTTTATTTCAGACCCTCATAACTCTGACACCAAAAGGCCAGAAGGCTTCAAAGACCACAGGCGTGTAGCTGTAAAGAGAGTAGTTAAGGAATCTAAGAAGGAAAGTTCTGTTGGAGGAGAAGACTTGGATAGCTATCCAGATTTCTTGCATAAGATGACCGTTGTTGTTTTGCAAAAACTTAATTCTACCGAAAAGAAAGATAGCTATGAAACAGAAGATGAAAGTTCCTGGGACAATGTTGAGCTAGGTGACTACACTACACAGACTATAGAAGATGAAACCTATCATGATATTAATCAAGAACATGTAAACATATTCCCTCTATTTAAAAGCAAGGTGGAAGGTCAACAGTCTGGGGAAAATGCTACACTTAGTTATGATCAGAATGATggcttttattttgaatattatgaaGATGGTGGAACCAATAACTTTTTGCATGAGATTCATGATCCTCagcatttagaaaatgcagaaactgCATTGTCAAAGCATAGTTCTGTTTTTCACTGGACTGATTTGTCTCTTGAGAAGAAATCGTGTCCTTACTGCCCAGCAACATTTGAAACAGGTGTTGGGTTGTCAAATCATGTCAGGGGACATCTTCACAGAGCAGGATTAAGCTATGAAGCCCGCCATGTTGTATCACCAGAACAAATAGCCACAAGTGACAAAATGCAGCATTTCAAAAGAACTGGCACAGGAACACCTATTAAGCGAGttagaaaag ctataGAGAAGTCTGAAACCACTGCTGAACACACTTGTCAGCTCTGTGGTGGTTGGTTTGATACTAAAATTGGATTATCAAATCATGTTAGAGGCCACCTGAAAAGACTTGGAAAGACCAAGTGGGATGCTCACAAATCTCCAATCTGTGTTCTGAATGAGATgatgcaaaatgaagaaaaatatgaaaaaatcttAAAGGCATTGAACAGTCGTCGTATTATTCCTCGACCATTTGTAGCTCAAAAACTTGCATCGAGTGATGACTTTCTATCTCAAAATGTTATACCTCTTGAAGCATACCGTAATGGCCTAAAGACTGAAGCTTTATCAGTGTCTGCATCAGAGGAAGAAGGGCTGAGTTTCTTAAATGAATATGATGAAACTAAACCAGAACTGCCCAGTGGAAAAAAGAATCAGTCTCTTACACTCATAGaactgcttaaaaataaaaggatgggaGAAGAAAAGAATTCTTCTGTTTCTCCTCAAAAGATCCATAATCAAACTGCAAGAAAGAGGTTTGTTCAGAAATGTGTTCTTCCACTAAATGAAGATAGTCCATTGATGTATCAGCCACAAAAAATGGACTTCACTATGCACTCAG CCTTAGATTGTAAGCAAAAGAAATCAAGGTCAAGATCCGGAAGCAAGAAGAAACTTTTAACATTACCTCATGGTGCTGACGAGGTTTACATTCTCCGATGCAG GTTTTGTGGCCTAGTCTTTCGTGGACCATTGTCTGTTCAGGAAGACTGGATTAAGCACTTACAACGACACATTGTAAACGCTAATCTTCCACGGACTGGAGCTGGCATGGTGGAAGTCACATCACTACTCAAAAAGCCTGCCTCCATTACAGAAACTTCATTTTCTCTACTAATGGCAGAAGCAGCTTCATAG